A genomic segment from Malaclemys terrapin pileata isolate rMalTer1 chromosome 1, rMalTer1.hap1, whole genome shotgun sequence encodes:
- the IL17RA gene encoding interleukin-17 receptor A: MGRVAAAFPRLPPVLLLLLVTGALGLRLLLSAPPPFDCSQPDLNCLVRNSTCMDQSWLKVSKWTPSAPSVLDVHPDVFHDEGKLLPVLRIEWKVATDASIQYLQGVELAVLQLNNNQQICAQFDFQNNLPLQVRPDGGRWNFTFNRFEVEPGQMYQVTVHHLPKLSTSGDHNCKSTSYTVPDCWDPVMKRTMPCMKTGSLWEPSIHGKSLDDNSLLVSFNPGMESAQYRIHVTSFTDDEKQCRETTHDIYETLQSGQQHRVNVTVKIKENLKACCRYKIQIQPFFTMCGTDCLRHPAVIPCPSVAPPTYPADDPIMWLYWCITGICILLVGSIIAGAIYMTRRQVGRQHRNYSSHELLPPQLTPPSLRPRKVWIVYSADHPLYVDVVLKFAQFLITVCGTEVVLDLLEKRQISEIGALPWLTRQKKEMEELSSKIIILCSRGTRAKWQAMLGKEGTAVSLKQDQRQPTGDMFTPALNLILPDFKKSACFGMYIVCYFEGIGEDKDIPDPFNVTSKYQLMDRFEDIYFLIQDMEKFEPGRIHQIQELTAENYAENSNGWKLKEAVQTFQEWQAKYPDWFERENTCSEDESLDKEILEEFMPGNGDVIIKQQLHVQEPDPNGCCAVSLHVNEDEGGNFKLQLQLNPQGNPASQTLTIPMDQAPPVQMVEPISITGGKNATSHQVLTNTDWMEGIPLLETSVPMRNSIILHDDFGVPSSDNQRSADHLPNEMRQQLEGLMYSLYQQSIIPSEPSLRQEDAEEQQQQVAFNNPCKDQRQSVQSDQGYISRCSPLPPDDLVEEEEEEDQEQENKIPSQYLSPEVLDSLKSLQQKLLFQEIQQKSVWEHMGGMMDTGHCAADS, encoded by the exons GATCTAAACTGTCTCGTAAGAAATA GTACCTGCATGGACCAGAGCTGGTTAAAGGTTTCCAAATGGACTCCCTCCGCTCCAAGCGTTCTTGATGTCCACCCTGACGTTTTCCATGATGAGGGAAAACTGCTCCCTGTGCTGCGGATAGAGTGGAAGGTGGCTACTGATG CAAGCATTCAGTATCTCCAGGGAGTGGAGCTGGCTGTGCTACAACTGAACAATAATCAACAAATCTGTGCCCAGTTTGACTTTCAGAACAATCTGCCACTTCAGGTCCGTCCGGATGGAGGCCGG TGGAACTTCACTTTCAACCGCTTTGAGGTGGAGCCTGGCCAGATGTACCAAGTGACTGTCCATCATCTGCCCAAACTGAGCACCAGTGGAGACCACAACTGCAAATCCACATCTTACACGGTGCCTG ATTGCTGGGACCCTGTGATGAAAAGAACCATGCCATGTATGAAGACCG GCAGCCTGTGGGAGCCCAGTATTCATGGCAAAAGTCTAGATGACAATTCTCTGTTGGTGAGTTTTAACCCAGGGATGGAGTCAGCCCAATACCGGATCCATGTGACCAGTTTCACAGATGATGAAAAGCAATGTAGAGAGACCACACATGATATTTATGAG ACTCTGCAGAGTGGACAGCAGCACCGTGTGAATGTCACTGTCAAAATCAAGGAGAACTTAAAAGCCTGTTGCAGATacaaaatacag ATTCAACCATTCTTTACCATGTGTGGCACCGACTGTTTGAGACATCCTGCTGTCATCCCATGTCCCTCAGTTGCTCCAC CTACATATCCTGCAG ATGATCCGATTATGTGGCTATACTGGTGTATCACTGGCATCTGCATTTTACTGGTGGGATCAATCATAGCTGGTGCTATTTACATGACCCGAAGACAAGTAG gcCGCCAGCACAGGAATTATAGCAGCCATG AGCTGTTACCTCCACAGCTGACTCCACCATCCCTGAGGCCCCGGAAGGTTTGGATTGTGTACTCTGCTGACCACCCACTCTATGTAGATGTGGTACTGAAGTTTGCCCAGTTCTTGATCACAGTCTGTGGTACTGAGGTAGTCCTGGATCTGCTGGAAAAGCGTCAGATTTCAGAGATCGGGGCCTTACCCTGGCTTACTCGACAgaaaaaagaaatggaagaaCTATCTTCAAAGATCATCATTTTGTGTTCTCGGGGCACCCGGGCCAAATGGCAGGCTATGCTTGGGAAGGAGGGAACAGCTGTCTCTCTCAAGCAAGATCAAAGGCAGCCTACTGGAGACATGTTCACTCCAGCCTTGAATTTGATCCTGCCAGACTTCAAGAAGTCAGCTTGTTTTGGCATGTACATAGTCTGCTATTTTGAGGGCATAGGTGAGGATAAGGATATTCCTGACCCATTCAATGTCACATCCAAGTACCAGCTGATGGACAGGTTTGAGGACATTTACTTTCTGATCCAGGATATGGAGAAGTTTGAACCAGGGCGGATCCATCAAATCCAGGAGCTCACCGCTGAAAACTACGCTGAAaactccaatggctggaagttgaaggagGCAGTACAGACATTCCAGGAATGGCAGGCAAAGTACCCTGATTGGTTTGAGAGAGAGAACACATGTTCAGAAGATGAGTCTCTGGACAAGGAAATACTGGAAGAATTCATGCCGGGTAATGGAGATGTAATTATAAAACAGCAGCTGCATGTTCAAGAGCCTGATCCCAATGGCTGTTGTGCAGTTAGCCTCCATGTGAATGAAGATGAGGGTGGAAATTTTAAACTGCAGCTTCAGCTTAATCCACAGGGGAATCCAGCTTCCCAGACCCTGACAATTCCCATGGATCAGGCACCTCCAGTTCAGATGGTGGAGCCAATTTCTATTACAGGAGGTAAAAATGCAACTAGTCATCAGGTGCTGACCAACACAGATTGGATGGAAGGAATCCCTCTGCTGGAGACTAGTGTCCCAATGAGGAACAGCATCATCCTTCATGATGATTTTGGTGTCCCATCATCAGACAACCAGAGATCTGCAGACCACCTCCCAAATGAAATGAGGCAGCAGCTGGAGGGGTTAATGTACTCTCTTTACCAGCAAAGCATCATTCCTTCTGAGCCATCTCTCCGTCAAGAAGATgctgaagagcagcagcagcaggtggctTTCAATAACCCATGCAAAGATCAGAGACAGTCAGTGCAATCAGACCAGGGCTACATCTCCAGATGTTCCCCTTTGCCTCCTGATGATCtggtggaggaagaggaagaggaggaccaAGAACAGGAAAACAAGATACCTTCTCAGTATCTCTCTCCAGAGGTCTTGGACAGTCTAAAGAGCCTCCAACAGAAGCTGCTTTTCCAGGAAATTCAGCAGAAATCTGTCTGGGAGCACATGGGTGGGATGATGGACACAGGTCATTGTGCAGCGGACTCTTAG